AGCATCCTACCGCCAGGATTCCTCCCAGACGATTTTCCATGAATCCCTGGCCATTTAAAATGTCATCCCGAGGTTCCGTGCTCCCTGTCTTGACCacagctgcttggtcctggtgggTTTGGGTGGAGGAGTTCGTACCGCTTTATGAAAGAATAGGAGCGACGAATGGCAACGCAGTTGACGATAGCTGACCATTTATTCGCTTTATTTTAAACTGACGCcgacacaaataaacaaacaaaacaatccgTTAAGCTCAAAAGCATGTGTCCCCTAAACAAATCAACTTTCCCACAAAGACAAGGGGCGAAAAAGCACGCTAAGTATGGTTGccgcaatcagagacaattacGCCTCTGACCAacacaaaatagagacataaacaaggattCTAAGTCAGGGCAGAGTGTGTgtcgttgttgtgtgtgtggtgtgtgtgtgtgtgtgtgtgtgtgtgggtgttgtgtgtgtgtactcacgtgAGACAGTTCCACATGGTGTATCTCGCAGATAGGAGATAGTGTGCTGCCTGTACCAGAAGGACAGAGGTAGACAGATAGATCATTCAGGAATGTGAAGCGCCATGCCGATTTAGCAGAGGGCTTTACGGATCCCCATTCTTTAAGATCCTCCGGTTTTTTCTCATACCTGTGTGCAAAACAACAACAGACAAGCACACCAGACAACGCACACGCTCGAGAAGAGGACATCTGAAGACAAggcaagagagaaaaaacacagagaggacagaggaatgagagagaaaacacgagagagcgaaggagaacagaaaagggaatgagagaaggaggagagacgcgagacgagagagaagagagagagaggagagagagagaggaccagagggaatgagacgagacgagagagagagagagagagagagagatggtatacatatacaaacacaccacactaATCCAATTGTCCTCCTCACTGATGGTTTTACACAGAGTGGTGTGGACTGGTCTATCCACTTATAGAACAATAACAACTACTGACTCTGCTCAGGCTAATGGTCTTCACAGCAGCAACAAGTCCTTTAGGAACATTATCCTGGTGACCTGTCTGTTGCCTTAGTTACCGCTCCTTTAACGTTAGCAAAAAGTCTCCattctaccccccctctctctctcacacacacctggttATCTCCTTCTGTTGTCCACCGAAAGCGAAGACTGTTCTGACAGAAGAGATCACCTCCTCAGCCACGGCTCCAGCTTTAGCATAAGCACTCTGCTCCAGGGATGTGAAGGACGTCAGTACCTAGAGACACACAACGGAGAAAGACCGtcaagagaggtgtgtgtgtgtgtgtgtgtgtgtgtgtgtgtgtgtgcgtgtgcgtgtgtgtgaggccCACCTTGCTGAATATAAAAGCAGAGAAGCCCAGCACAGGGCTGACAGCCAGGATGACAAGGGTGAGCTTCCATCCTTTGCTGAAGCCGATGATGAAGGAAGCGATGAAGGTGGTGAAGGACTGGATCAACATGCCCACCTTGTCACCTATCCCCTCGTTGATCTTATAGATGTCACTGTGGAGGGGAGGAAATACAGaataaaacacatacacacacacacacacacacacactcacacacacacacacaccctcacataaacacacataaacacacacactcacactcacatacacactcacatacacactcacatacacactcacatacacatacactcacatacactcacatacacatacacacacatacagtggggagaacaagtatttgatacactgacaaagAAGAGATAACCAgttaagaattcggctctcacagacctgttagttttttaagagcctcctgttctccactcattacctgtattaactgcacctgtttgaactcgttacctgtataaaagacacctgtccacacactcaatcaaacagactccaacctctccacaatggccaagaccagagagctgtgtaaggacatcagggataaattgtagacctgtacaaggctgggatgggctacaggacaatagccaagcagcttggtgagaaggcaacaactgttggcacaattattaagaaaatggaagaagttcaagatgacggtcaatcaccctccggtctgggctcatgcaagatctcactcgtgggggatcaatgatcatgaggaatgtgagggatcagcccagaactacacggcggacctggtcaatgacctgaagagagctgggaccacagtctcaaagaaaaccattagtaaactacgctcgtcatggattaaaatcctgcagcgcacgcaaggtcccctgctcaagccaggcatgtccaggcccgtctgaagtttgccaatgaccatctggatgatccataggaggaatgggagaaggtcatggtggtctgatgagacaaaagtagagctttttgctctaaaactccactcgccgtgtttggaggaaatagaaggatggtacaaccccaagaacaccatcccaaccgtgaaggcatgaggtggaaacatcattctttggggatgctttttctgcaaaagtgggacaggacgactgcaccgtattgaagggaggatggatgggccatgtatcgcgagatcttgaccaacaacctccttccctcagtaagagcattgaagatgggtcgtggctgggtcttccagatgacaacgaccgaacacacagccagggcaactaaggagtggctccgtaagaagcatctcaagtcctggagtgcagccagtctccagacctgaacccaatagaaaatctttggaggagcgaaagtccgtattgcccgcgacagccccgaacctgaaggatctggagaaggtctgtatggaggatgggccaaaatccctgctgcagtgttgtGCAAACCTGcgtcagaactacaggaaactaaggtttctgtaccaaatattcagttctgctttctgatgtatcaaatacttatgtcatgcaataaaatgcaaattaattaattaaaatcatacaatgtgatttctggatttttgtttagattccttctctcacagttgaagtgtacctatgataaaaattccagacctctacatgctttgtaaggtaggaaaactgcaaattgTCCNNNNNNNNNNNNNNNNNNNNNNNNNNNNNNNNNNNNNNNNNNNNNNNNNNNNNNNNNNNNNNNNNNNNNNNNNNNNNNNNNNNNNNNNNNNNNNNNNNNNNNNNNNNNNNNNNNNNNNNNNNNNNNNNNNNNNNNNNNNNNNNNNNNNNNNNNNNNNNNNNNNNNNNNNNNNNNNNNNNNNNNNNNNNNNNNNNNNNNNNNNNNNNNNNNNNNNNNNNNNNNNNNNNNNNNNNNNNNNNNNNNNNNNNNNNNNNNNNNNNNNNNNNNNNNNNNNNNNNNNNNNNNNNNNNNNNNNNNNNNNNNNNNNNNNNNNNNNNNNNNNNNNNNNNNNNNNNNNNNNNNNNNNNNNNNGTTTTGAGCCAAGCCGTATGTCTGTATTCCAGCCATGCTATCTACTACTCTATAATGGTGCCGGTGGTGTTGTAGCAGCCTACATGCAGGTGGCCTTCTGGACCCTGGCCGCAGGCAGGCAGGTCAAACGGCCTCAGAAGCTCTTCTTCCAACTGCATCATGCAGCAGGAGATCCGGGCTTGGGTCGACGTCAACGAGACGGGAGACTCAACACCCGCCTAACAGAGTGAGGAGCTCCTATAGGAATGGATTGCGTTTATAGGgaagtgttttacattgtacCATCTGGATGTAGCTTCAGGTTTAACAGCCCTGTTCAAATCAAATATGGGGATGTGCACATAATGGATGGTGatgggctgagctggacccaacgGAAAGAAAGAATAATAATCAAAAACCCCTAGACTACTTCAataacagctaactaactaaccaaaaatacagtgggtggtccgcccagttcctaactagtgtatttaacaaagtggacctacgggtagtgtatgccatGGGCGTCTTATCTTGGTTACCCCTTTTtcccccatcaaacaaacactcacacaccataACCAAAAACATACTCACAGGTGGGGCAAAGTGACATGTATCCTAAACACACAAGAGGTCTACAACATATGGGCATGACAGAGAGATTGCTACACAAAGAATTCGAGCtctagagaaaacaactgacagggtttttaaaccaagggaaagggactgtaTTGGGTAGGAGAAAGGAGccaggtgtgtcttctgattCGCGActtgattgatgactgattgggaaTGATGATtgcacctgtgagtaggggagaaggagaagaaaagaaTACAAACAGGAATACACACAGATACTTGTATCCGTTAACCGTGGGTGTATTGTGTGTGAGTGGATGTGtgtgggttgagtgtgtgtgtgtatatgtgtgtgtgtatggtgtgtgtgtgtatgtgtgtgtgttgtgtgtgtgtgtgtgtgtgtgtggtgtgtgtgtgtgtgtgtgtgttgtgtgtgtgtgtgtgtgtgtgtgtgtgtgtgtgtgtgtgtgtgtgtatgtgttttattCTGTATTTCCTCCTCCACAGGACATCTATAAGATCAACGAGGGGATAGGTGACAAGGTGGGCATGTTGATCCAGTCCTTCACCACCTTCATCGCTTCCTTCATCATCGGCTTCAGCAAAGGATGGAGCTCACCCTTGTCATCCTGCTGTCAGTCCTGTGCTGGGCTCTCTCTGCTTTTATATTCAGCAAGGtggccacacaacacacacacacacacacacacaccacacacaccaccacacacacactctcttgacGGTCTTTCTCCGTTTGTGTGTCTCTAGGTACTGACGTCCTTCACATCCCTGGAGCAGAGTGCTTATGCTAAAGCTGGAGCCGTGGTGAGGAGGTGATCTCTTCTGTCAGAAACAGTCTTCGCTTTCGGTGACAACAGAAGGAGATaaccaggtgtgtgtgagagagagaggggggagaatggAGACTTTTTGCTAACGTTAAAGGAGCGTAACTAAGGCAACAAGCAGGTCACCAGGATAATGTTCCTAAGACTTGTTGCTGCTGTGAAGACCATTAGCCTGAGCAGAGTCAGTAGTTGTTATTGTTCTATAAGTGGATAGACCAGTCCACACCACTCTGTGTAAACCATCAGTGAGGAGGACAATTGGATtagtgtggtgtgtttgtataATAtgtatacatctctctctcttctctctctctctctctttctctttcttccctctttctcattcccttgttttgtgtttttcttctcattctctgctctctcgtgtttttctctctctgttccgtgTTTTCTGCTTATTctgtggtgtggtttgtgtgtgttgttgttttgcctTCACAGGTATGACGAAAAACCTGCGAGGATGACTAAGAACATGGGATCCCGTAAAGCCTCTCTGCTACACATCGCATGGGCTTTCACCTTCCTGAATGATTATCTGTCTACTCTTCCTTCTGGTACAGCGAGCACACTATCTCTCTATCTGGGGAATACACCATTGGAACTGTCCTCAccggtgagtacacacacacacaccacacacacacacacacacacacaccacacacacacacacaacacacacacacacactgaggtttATTATCGTAGTATGAGGTGTACTCTTCACAGTGTTTGATCGGCGGTTTCTGGGACAAACTTCTCCTAATTCTCAGGCCTTCGCCAGTGCGCCGCCGGAAAAGTCACATCATCGCATGTGGCCACACAAAGTCTACACACACCATCGCAGCACGGCGCACGTCACGCACCACCCCACCCGCACCACCACCAACCTCCCGTCGACAAccaccaagcacacacaccacacaaactagCCAAGCGCCCGACACACCACaaccaacagcacacacaccacacacacacacacacacaacgcaaagCATCCACTGTGGTCTAATAGCAGAAGGACTGTTCTTAGGTTCACTGGCTTTGTGAATGGTTCACGATTGTTAATGTTCACAGATGACTTAGTTACCCACAGTCAGACAACAGAAGCCGCTTCCTGCATGcttacatacagtatactacacactGAGAACGTGGTTTGAATATGAAGCCCTGACCATCAAGCAATGTTTGTGTTGCAAAACTACTTTTTACTATCAAGAAATCGAAAGTAGCTTCTTTAGAATCTCCCCcaagtcacacaccacacacactcgcaGCACGCgcaccagcacacacaacaaaccacccGCCGCCATACGCACACACTGCACCAGCACACGCTACAACCACACAGAACCTTAGACAAGGGTGATGACCACAGGCGAAACTTAATTTGAGTCAGGAACTACATTTAAATCTAAGGAAGGAAAGAGgagcgagagatgagaggagacatACACCAATCACTCCctgtacagacacacaaacatacacacacactacacttaacacacacactgtaacagacAGCACACCACGTTACTGTTCATTCTCGAACACAAAAACTAGT
This Salvelinus sp. IW2-2015 unplaced genomic scaffold, ASM291031v2 Un_scaffold2030, whole genome shotgun sequence DNA region includes the following protein-coding sequences:
- the LOC139024928 gene encoding ATP-dependent translocase ABCB1, producing MLIQSFTTFIASFIIGFSKGWKLTLVILAVSPVLGFSAFIFSKVLTSFTSLEQSAYAKAGAVAEEVISSVRTVFAFGGQQKEITRCV